One window of the Camelus dromedarius isolate mCamDro1 chromosome 15, mCamDro1.pat, whole genome shotgun sequence genome contains the following:
- the GPR75 gene encoding probable G-protein coupled receptor 75, with protein MNSTDHLQDAPNSTLLHVPHSQGGNSTALQEDLQDLIHTATLVTCTFLLAVIFCLGSYGNFIVFLSFFDPAFRKFRTNFDFMILNLSFCDLFICGVTAPMFTFVLFFSSARSIPDAFCFTFHLTSSGFIIMSLKTVAVIALHRLRMVLGKQPNRSAFFPCTLLLTLLLWATSFTLATLATLKTSKSHLCLPMSSLIAGEGKAILSLYVVDFTFCVAVVSVSYIMIAQTLRKNAQVRKCPPVITVDASRHQPFMGAPAKGGGDPIQCAMPALYRNQNYNKLQHVQTHGYTKSPNQLPTPAASRLQLVSAVNLSTAKDSKAVVTCVVIVLSVLVCCLPLGISLVQVVLSSNGSFILYQFELFGFTLIFFKSGLNPFIYSRNSAGLRRKVLWCLRYVGLGVFCCKQKTRLRAMGKGNLEVNRNKSSHHETNSAYMLSPKPQKKFVDQACGPSHSKESVVSPKMSAGHQHYGQSSSTPINTRIEPYYSIYNSSPSQEESIPHNLQPVNAFGFANSYIAMHYHTTNDLMQECDRTSAKQIPVPSV; from the coding sequence ATGAACTCAACAGACCACCTCCAGGATGCTCCCAACAGCACCCTGCTACATGTGCCTCACTCCCAGGGAGGAAACAGCACTGCTCTGCAGGAGGACCTCCAGGACCTCATCCACACGGCCACCTTGGTGACCTGTACCTTTCTACTCGCAGTCATCTTCTGCCTGGGCTCCTACGGCAACTTCATTGTCTTCTTGTCCTTCTTTGATCCAGCCTTTAGGAAATTCAGAACCAACTTTGATTTCATGATCCTGAACCTGTCCTTCTGTGACCTCTTCATTTGTGGCGTGACGGCCCCCATGTTCACTTTCGTGTTGTTCTTCAGCTCAGCCAGGAGCATCCCAGACGCTTTCTGCTTCACCTTTCATCTCACCAGCTCTGGCTTCATCATCATGTCCCTCAAGACAGTGGCGGTGATCGCCCTGCACCGGCTCCGCATGGTGCTGGGCAAGCAGCCGAATCGCTCGGCCTTCTTTCCCTGCACCCTGCTCCTCACTCTGCTTCTCTGGGCCACCAGTTTCACCCTTGCCACCTTGGCCACCCTAAAAACCAGCAAGTCGCACCTCTGCCTTCCCATGTCCAGTCTGATTGCCGGAGAAGGGAAAGCCATCCTGTCTCTCTACGTGGTCGACTTCACCTTCTGTGTGGCTGTGGTCTCTGTCTCTTACATCATGATTGCTCAGACCCTGCGGAAAAATGCTCAAGTCAGAAAGTGCCCCCCCGTGATCACAGTGGATGCTTCCAGACACCAGCCTTTCATGGGGGCCCCGGCGAAGGGAGGTGGAGACCCCATCCAGTGCGCCATGCCGGCTCTGTACAGGAACCAGAATTACAACAAACTGCAGCACGTTCAGACCCACGGATACACCAAGAGTCCCAACCAGCTGCCAACCCCTGCAGCCAGCCGGCTGCAGCTGGTGTCAGCTGTCAATCTCTCCACGGCTAAGGATTCTAAGGCGGTGGTCACCTGTGTGGTCATCGTGCTGTCGGTCCTGGTGTGCTGTCTTCCGCTGGGGATTTCCTTGGTGCAGGTGGTTCTCTCGAGCAACGGGAGCTTCATCCTTTACCAGTTTGAACTCTTTGGATTCACTCTTATATTTTTCAAGTCAGGATTAAACCCTTTTATATATTCTCGAAACAGTGCAGGGCTGAGAAGGAAAGTTCTCTGGTGCCTCCGGTATGTAGGCCTGGGTGTTTTCTGCTGCAAACAGAAGACTCGACTTCGAGCCATGGGAAAAGGGAACCTCGAAGTCAACAGGAACAAATCCTCCCATCATGAGACAAACTCTGCCTACATGCTGTCTCCAAAGCCCCAGAAGAAATTTGTGGACCAGGCTTGTGGCCCAAGTCATTCGAAGGAAAGTGTGGTCAGTCCGAAGATGTCTGCTGGACATCAGCACTATGGTCAGAGCAGCTCAACCCCCATCAACACTCGGATCGAACCGTACTACAGTATCTACAACAGCAGCCCATCCCAGGAAGAGAGCATCCCGCATAACTTACAGCCGGTGAACGCCTTTGGATTTGCCAATTCATACATCGCCATGCATTATCACACCACCAATGATTTAATGCAAGAGTGTGACCGCACTTCAGCCAAGCAGATTCCAGTCCCCTCTGTGTAG